A genomic stretch from Diachasmimorpha longicaudata isolate KC_UGA_2023 chromosome 2, iyDiaLong2, whole genome shotgun sequence includes:
- the Hppy gene encoding mitogen-activated protein kinase kinase kinase kinase 5 isoform X11, with protein MAVNANVLSSDISRRNPQDDYELIQRIGSGTYGDVYKAKRLSMNDLAAIKVIKLEPGDDFAIIQQEILMMKDCKHPNIIAYYGSYLRRDKLWICMEYCGGGSLQDIYHITGPLTEIQIAYMCRETLLGLAYLHDMGKMHRDIKGANILLTEAGDVKLADFGVSAQITATINKRKSFIGTPYWMAPEVAAVERKGGYNQLCDIWACGITAIELAELQPPMFDLHPMRALFLMSKSSFKPPTLKDRDKWSPIFHNFVKVALTKNPKKRPTAAKLLAHGFFQEDMSKRLALELLQKVSNPSHMFTELDADDDGAVPNVPQRIASRHTAARATPKNFVSQLDSDDQINLESGTIRGSTPSSQPDGSNPVWDIMDIMNNVKTVHNCDVHPDCGIGTAFDDVQEKATLPLGETSNECELHHGYYGNLAGSQASPRRHSSVDELYSLVSGTLSLSSVNGQRQRSLSDSGPRDDSTRCNGEKEESGDGENPSMEPDLLSDTPPVPPRRRDRKRHTPPRPTSNGLPPTPKVHMGACFSKVFNGCPLRIHCTASWIHPDTRDQHLLIAAEEGIYNLNLNEIHETAIDQLYPRRTIWMYVIKDVLMSLSGKTPQLYRHDLLAMQSKQSHRFSLHMNKIPERLVPRKFALTTKVPDTKGCGKCCVGRNPYNGYKYLCGAMPAGIFLMQWYDPLNKFMLLKHFECPLPSPLNVFEMVITPEMEYPMVCVSVKQAYQQNKLKLDLINMNSGASWFHSDELEDIDGSATVIPRRENLQVINVTQFDKDSILVCHDNVVKFVNLQGKPRTSKKQLSELQFNFQIESIICLPDSVLAFHKHGMQGRSYKNGEITQEISDPSRTYRLLGSDKVVMLESHLVHSGTLTETEGADLYILAGHEASY; from the exons ATGGCGGTGAACGCGAACGTATTGTCCAGTGATATAAGCAGACGAAATCCCCAGGATGATTACGAACTCATTCAGAGAATTGGCAGTGGCACTTACGGAGATGTTTACAAG GCTAAGAGACTTTCTATGAATGATTTAGCTGCTATTAAAGTCATTAAGCTAGAACCTG GCGATGATTTTGCGATAATCCAGCAAGAAATTCTCATGATGAAGGACTGCAAACACCCCAATATAATAGCCTATTACGGTAGTTACCTCAGACGAGATAAATTGTGGATATGCATGGAATACTGTGGTGGTGGATCCCTCCAAGATATCTACCACATAACAGGCCCACTGACTGAAATTCAAATAGCCTACATGTGTCGAGAGACCCTGCTCGGTTTAGCATACCTCCACGACATGGGGAAGATGCATCGTGACATTAAAGGAGCGAATATTCTTCTGACTGAGGCTGGTGATGTAAAACTTGCGGATTTCGGTGTATCAGCGCAGATAACTGCGACGATAAACAAGAGGAAAAGCTTCATAGGGACACCTTACTGGATGGCCCCTGAAGTGGCAGCTGTGGAAAGAAAGGGAGGTTACAATCAGCTGTGCGACATCTGGGCCTGTGGCATTACAGCCATCGAGCTGGCTGAGCTCCAACCCCCGATGTTTGATCTGCACCCTATGAGGGCTCTCTTCCTCATGTCGAAGTCTAGCTTCAAACCACCGACACTGAAAGATCGGGACAAGTGGAGTccaatatttcataattttgtcaAGGTCGCCTTGAccaaaaacccgaaaaaaagACCGACAGCTGCCAAATTACTGGCCCACGGATTTTTTCAGGAGGATATGAGTAAGAGACTCGCTCTTGAGCTCTTGCAGAAGGTGTCTAACCCCAGCCACATGTTCACTGAACTTGATGCTGATGATGATGGGGCTGTGCCCAATGTTCCTCAGAGAATTGCGTCTAGACATACTGCTGCTAGAGCTACACCAAAAAACTTTGTATCGCAGTTAGATAGTGATG atcAAATAAATCTTGAGAGTGGTACAATCAGAGGATCTACTCCCTCATCACAGCCAGATGGTAGCAATCCAGTCTGGGATATAATGGATATCATGAATAACGTGAAG aCTGTTCATAACTGTGATGTTCACCCCGACTGTGGAATTGGCACAGCATTCGATGATGTCCAAGAGAA GGCAACTCTGCCACTGGGGGAGACATCCAACGAGTGCGAACTTCATCATGGGTATTATGGCAATCTGGCAG GGTCACAAGCAAGTCCCAGGCGTCACAGCTCTGTGGACGAGTTGTACAGTCTTGTGAGCGGTACATTGTCACTGTCATCTGTTAATGGACAACGCCAGCGTTCGTTATCCGACAGTGGGCCTAGGGATGATTCAACGAGGTGTAATG GTGAAAAAGAGGAGTCGGGGGATGGAGAGAACCCGAGTATGGAGCCGGATTTGTTATCGGATACCCCACCTGTACCACCCAGACGGAGGGATCGGAAGAGACATACACCACCTCGGCCTACCAGCAACGGTCTACCTCCGACGCCTAAAGTACACATGGGAGCCTGTTTTTCCAAA GTATTCAATGGATGCCCTCTCAGAATACATTGTACAGCCAGTTGGATCCACCCGGATACGCGAGATCAACACCTGCTGATTGCAGCTGAAGAGGGAATTTATAATTTGAATCTCAACGAGATTCATGAGACCGCGATAGACCAGTTGTATCCTAGAAGAACGATATGGATGTATGTCATCAAGGATGTTCTAATGTCTCTGTCAG gAAAAACTCCACAGCTGTACCGGCATGATTTATTAGCAATGCAGAGTAAACAATCCCACAGATTTTCATTGCATATGAATAAAATACCGGAGCGCTTGGTGCCCCGTAAATTCGCTCTTACGACAAAAGTACCAGATACAAAAGGCTGCGGCAAGTGTTGCGTGGGTCGCAATCCATACAACGGTTACAAGTACCTGTGTGGAGCAATGCCAGCTGGTATCTTTCTCATGCAGTGGTACGATCCCCTCAACAAATTCATGCTGCTCAAACACTTCGAGTGCCCCCTACCATCGCCCCTCAATGTATTTGAGATGGTAATAACGCCGGAAATGGAGTATCCCATGGTTTGTGTATCAGTTAAACAGGCCTATCAGCAAAACAAATTGAAACTCGATTTGATTAATATGAACTCTGGAGCCAGTTGGTTTCACAGTGATGAGTTGGAGGACATTGATGGCTCAGCTACGGTTATCCCTAGGCGGGAGAATCTTCAGGTCATCAATGTCACGCAGTTCGACAAGGATTCCATTCTTGTTTGTCACGATA atGTCGTCAAGTTTGTTAATCTTCAGGGTAAACCTCGGACCAGTAAAAAGCAGTTATCAGaacttcaattcaattttcaaattgaatcAATAA TTTGCCTTCCTGACAGTGTTCTTGCATTTCACAAGCACGGAATGCAGGGGAGGAGTTACAAAAATGGAGAGATAACGCAAGAAATCAGTGATCCTAGTAGAACATACAGGCTGCTTGGTTCTGAcaa agTCGTTATGTTAGAAAGCCACCTAGTTCACTCGGGTACATTGACTGAGACTGAAGGAGCAGATTTGTATATATTAGCTGGGCATGAAGCcagttattaa
- the Hppy gene encoding mitogen-activated protein kinase kinase kinase kinase 5 isoform X13, with product MAVNANVLSSDISRRNPQDDYELIQRIGSGTYGDVYKAKRLSMNDLAAIKVIKLEPGDDFAIIQQEILMMKDCKHPNIIAYYGSYLRRDKLWICMEYCGGGSLQDIYHITGPLTEIQIAYMCRETLLGLAYLHDMGKMHRDIKGANILLTEAGDVKLADFGVSAQITATINKRKSFIGTPYWMAPEVAAVERKGGYNQLCDIWACGITAIELAELQPPMFDLHPMRALFLMSKSSFKPPTLKDRDKWSPIFHNFVKVALTKNPKKRPTAAKLLAHGFFQEDMSKRLALELLQKVSNPSHMFTELDADDDGAVPNVPQRIASRHTAARATPKNFVSQLDSDDQINLESGTIRGSTPSSQPDGSNPVWDIMDIMNNVKTVHNCDVHPDCGIGTAFDDVQEKGNAMSMIDGHCDQLYSLQATLPLGETSNECELHHGYYGNLAGEKEESGDGENPSMEPDLLSDTPPVPPRRRDRKRHTPPRPTSNGLPPTPKVHMGACFSKVFNGCPLRIHCTASWIHPDTRDQHLLIAAEEGIYNLNLNEIHETAIDQLYPRRTIWMYVIKDVLMSLSGKTPQLYRHDLLAMQSKQSHRFSLHMNKIPERLVPRKFALTTKVPDTKGCGKCCVGRNPYNGYKYLCGAMPAGIFLMQWYDPLNKFMLLKHFECPLPSPLNVFEMVITPEMEYPMVCVSVKQAYQQNKLKLDLINMNSGASWFHSDELEDIDGSATVIPRRENLQVINVTQFDKDSILVCHDNVVKFVNLQGKPRTSKKQLSELQFNFQIESIICLPDSVLAFHKHGMQGRSYKNGEITQEISDPSRTYRLLGSDKVVMLESHLVHSGTLTETEGADLYILAGHEASY from the exons ATGGCGGTGAACGCGAACGTATTGTCCAGTGATATAAGCAGACGAAATCCCCAGGATGATTACGAACTCATTCAGAGAATTGGCAGTGGCACTTACGGAGATGTTTACAAG GCTAAGAGACTTTCTATGAATGATTTAGCTGCTATTAAAGTCATTAAGCTAGAACCTG GCGATGATTTTGCGATAATCCAGCAAGAAATTCTCATGATGAAGGACTGCAAACACCCCAATATAATAGCCTATTACGGTAGTTACCTCAGACGAGATAAATTGTGGATATGCATGGAATACTGTGGTGGTGGATCCCTCCAAGATATCTACCACATAACAGGCCCACTGACTGAAATTCAAATAGCCTACATGTGTCGAGAGACCCTGCTCGGTTTAGCATACCTCCACGACATGGGGAAGATGCATCGTGACATTAAAGGAGCGAATATTCTTCTGACTGAGGCTGGTGATGTAAAACTTGCGGATTTCGGTGTATCAGCGCAGATAACTGCGACGATAAACAAGAGGAAAAGCTTCATAGGGACACCTTACTGGATGGCCCCTGAAGTGGCAGCTGTGGAAAGAAAGGGAGGTTACAATCAGCTGTGCGACATCTGGGCCTGTGGCATTACAGCCATCGAGCTGGCTGAGCTCCAACCCCCGATGTTTGATCTGCACCCTATGAGGGCTCTCTTCCTCATGTCGAAGTCTAGCTTCAAACCACCGACACTGAAAGATCGGGACAAGTGGAGTccaatatttcataattttgtcaAGGTCGCCTTGAccaaaaacccgaaaaaaagACCGACAGCTGCCAAATTACTGGCCCACGGATTTTTTCAGGAGGATATGAGTAAGAGACTCGCTCTTGAGCTCTTGCAGAAGGTGTCTAACCCCAGCCACATGTTCACTGAACTTGATGCTGATGATGATGGGGCTGTGCCCAATGTTCCTCAGAGAATTGCGTCTAGACATACTGCTGCTAGAGCTACACCAAAAAACTTTGTATCGCAGTTAGATAGTGATG atcAAATAAATCTTGAGAGTGGTACAATCAGAGGATCTACTCCCTCATCACAGCCAGATGGTAGCAATCCAGTCTGGGATATAATGGATATCATGAATAACGTGAAG aCTGTTCATAACTGTGATGTTCACCCCGACTGTGGAATTGGCACAGCATTCGATGATGTCCAAGAGAA GGGAAATGCAATGTCGATGATCGATGGACATTGCGACCAGCTATACTCCCTGCA GGCAACTCTGCCACTGGGGGAGACATCCAACGAGTGCGAACTTCATCATGGGTATTATGGCAATCTGGCAG GTGAAAAAGAGGAGTCGGGGGATGGAGAGAACCCGAGTATGGAGCCGGATTTGTTATCGGATACCCCACCTGTACCACCCAGACGGAGGGATCGGAAGAGACATACACCACCTCGGCCTACCAGCAACGGTCTACCTCCGACGCCTAAAGTACACATGGGAGCCTGTTTTTCCAAA GTATTCAATGGATGCCCTCTCAGAATACATTGTACAGCCAGTTGGATCCACCCGGATACGCGAGATCAACACCTGCTGATTGCAGCTGAAGAGGGAATTTATAATTTGAATCTCAACGAGATTCATGAGACCGCGATAGACCAGTTGTATCCTAGAAGAACGATATGGATGTATGTCATCAAGGATGTTCTAATGTCTCTGTCAG gAAAAACTCCACAGCTGTACCGGCATGATTTATTAGCAATGCAGAGTAAACAATCCCACAGATTTTCATTGCATATGAATAAAATACCGGAGCGCTTGGTGCCCCGTAAATTCGCTCTTACGACAAAAGTACCAGATACAAAAGGCTGCGGCAAGTGTTGCGTGGGTCGCAATCCATACAACGGTTACAAGTACCTGTGTGGAGCAATGCCAGCTGGTATCTTTCTCATGCAGTGGTACGATCCCCTCAACAAATTCATGCTGCTCAAACACTTCGAGTGCCCCCTACCATCGCCCCTCAATGTATTTGAGATGGTAATAACGCCGGAAATGGAGTATCCCATGGTTTGTGTATCAGTTAAACAGGCCTATCAGCAAAACAAATTGAAACTCGATTTGATTAATATGAACTCTGGAGCCAGTTGGTTTCACAGTGATGAGTTGGAGGACATTGATGGCTCAGCTACGGTTATCCCTAGGCGGGAGAATCTTCAGGTCATCAATGTCACGCAGTTCGACAAGGATTCCATTCTTGTTTGTCACGATA atGTCGTCAAGTTTGTTAATCTTCAGGGTAAACCTCGGACCAGTAAAAAGCAGTTATCAGaacttcaattcaattttcaaattgaatcAATAA TTTGCCTTCCTGACAGTGTTCTTGCATTTCACAAGCACGGAATGCAGGGGAGGAGTTACAAAAATGGAGAGATAACGCAAGAAATCAGTGATCCTAGTAGAACATACAGGCTGCTTGGTTCTGAcaa agTCGTTATGTTAGAAAGCCACCTAGTTCACTCGGGTACATTGACTGAGACTGAAGGAGCAGATTTGTATATATTAGCTGGGCATGAAGCcagttattaa
- the Hppy gene encoding mitogen-activated protein kinase kinase kinase kinase 5 isoform X15: MAVNANVLSSDISRRNPQDDYELIQRIGSGTYGDVYKAKRLSMNDLAAIKVIKLEPGDDFAIIQQEILMMKDCKHPNIIAYYGSYLRRDKLWICMEYCGGGSLQDIYHITGPLTEIQIAYMCRETLLGLAYLHDMGKMHRDIKGANILLTEAGDVKLADFGVSAQITATINKRKSFIGTPYWMAPEVAAVERKGGYNQLCDIWACGITAIELAELQPPMFDLHPMRALFLMSKSSFKPPTLKDRDKWSPIFHNFVKVALTKNPKKRPTAAKLLAHGFFQEDMSKRLALELLQKVSNPSHMFTELDADDDGAVPNVPQRIASRHTAARATPKNFVSQLDSDDQINLESGTIRGSTPSSQPDGSNPVWDIMDIMNNVKTVHNCDVHPDCGIGTAFDDVQEKATLPLGETSNECELHHGYYGNLAGEKEESGDGENPSMEPDLLSDTPPVPPRRRDRKRHTPPRPTSNGLPPTPKVHMGACFSKVFNGCPLRIHCTASWIHPDTRDQHLLIAAEEGIYNLNLNEIHETAIDQLYPRRTIWMYVIKDVLMSLSGKTPQLYRHDLLAMQSKQSHRFSLHMNKIPERLVPRKFALTTKVPDTKGCGKCCVGRNPYNGYKYLCGAMPAGIFLMQWYDPLNKFMLLKHFECPLPSPLNVFEMVITPEMEYPMVCVSVKQAYQQNKLKLDLINMNSGASWFHSDELEDIDGSATVIPRRENLQVINVTQFDKDSILVCHDNVVKFVNLQGKPRTSKKQLSELQFNFQIESIICLPDSVLAFHKHGMQGRSYKNGEITQEISDPSRTYRLLGSDKVVMLESHLVHSGTLTETEGADLYILAGHEASY; the protein is encoded by the exons ATGGCGGTGAACGCGAACGTATTGTCCAGTGATATAAGCAGACGAAATCCCCAGGATGATTACGAACTCATTCAGAGAATTGGCAGTGGCACTTACGGAGATGTTTACAAG GCTAAGAGACTTTCTATGAATGATTTAGCTGCTATTAAAGTCATTAAGCTAGAACCTG GCGATGATTTTGCGATAATCCAGCAAGAAATTCTCATGATGAAGGACTGCAAACACCCCAATATAATAGCCTATTACGGTAGTTACCTCAGACGAGATAAATTGTGGATATGCATGGAATACTGTGGTGGTGGATCCCTCCAAGATATCTACCACATAACAGGCCCACTGACTGAAATTCAAATAGCCTACATGTGTCGAGAGACCCTGCTCGGTTTAGCATACCTCCACGACATGGGGAAGATGCATCGTGACATTAAAGGAGCGAATATTCTTCTGACTGAGGCTGGTGATGTAAAACTTGCGGATTTCGGTGTATCAGCGCAGATAACTGCGACGATAAACAAGAGGAAAAGCTTCATAGGGACACCTTACTGGATGGCCCCTGAAGTGGCAGCTGTGGAAAGAAAGGGAGGTTACAATCAGCTGTGCGACATCTGGGCCTGTGGCATTACAGCCATCGAGCTGGCTGAGCTCCAACCCCCGATGTTTGATCTGCACCCTATGAGGGCTCTCTTCCTCATGTCGAAGTCTAGCTTCAAACCACCGACACTGAAAGATCGGGACAAGTGGAGTccaatatttcataattttgtcaAGGTCGCCTTGAccaaaaacccgaaaaaaagACCGACAGCTGCCAAATTACTGGCCCACGGATTTTTTCAGGAGGATATGAGTAAGAGACTCGCTCTTGAGCTCTTGCAGAAGGTGTCTAACCCCAGCCACATGTTCACTGAACTTGATGCTGATGATGATGGGGCTGTGCCCAATGTTCCTCAGAGAATTGCGTCTAGACATACTGCTGCTAGAGCTACACCAAAAAACTTTGTATCGCAGTTAGATAGTGATG atcAAATAAATCTTGAGAGTGGTACAATCAGAGGATCTACTCCCTCATCACAGCCAGATGGTAGCAATCCAGTCTGGGATATAATGGATATCATGAATAACGTGAAG aCTGTTCATAACTGTGATGTTCACCCCGACTGTGGAATTGGCACAGCATTCGATGATGTCCAAGAGAA GGCAACTCTGCCACTGGGGGAGACATCCAACGAGTGCGAACTTCATCATGGGTATTATGGCAATCTGGCAG GTGAAAAAGAGGAGTCGGGGGATGGAGAGAACCCGAGTATGGAGCCGGATTTGTTATCGGATACCCCACCTGTACCACCCAGACGGAGGGATCGGAAGAGACATACACCACCTCGGCCTACCAGCAACGGTCTACCTCCGACGCCTAAAGTACACATGGGAGCCTGTTTTTCCAAA GTATTCAATGGATGCCCTCTCAGAATACATTGTACAGCCAGTTGGATCCACCCGGATACGCGAGATCAACACCTGCTGATTGCAGCTGAAGAGGGAATTTATAATTTGAATCTCAACGAGATTCATGAGACCGCGATAGACCAGTTGTATCCTAGAAGAACGATATGGATGTATGTCATCAAGGATGTTCTAATGTCTCTGTCAG gAAAAACTCCACAGCTGTACCGGCATGATTTATTAGCAATGCAGAGTAAACAATCCCACAGATTTTCATTGCATATGAATAAAATACCGGAGCGCTTGGTGCCCCGTAAATTCGCTCTTACGACAAAAGTACCAGATACAAAAGGCTGCGGCAAGTGTTGCGTGGGTCGCAATCCATACAACGGTTACAAGTACCTGTGTGGAGCAATGCCAGCTGGTATCTTTCTCATGCAGTGGTACGATCCCCTCAACAAATTCATGCTGCTCAAACACTTCGAGTGCCCCCTACCATCGCCCCTCAATGTATTTGAGATGGTAATAACGCCGGAAATGGAGTATCCCATGGTTTGTGTATCAGTTAAACAGGCCTATCAGCAAAACAAATTGAAACTCGATTTGATTAATATGAACTCTGGAGCCAGTTGGTTTCACAGTGATGAGTTGGAGGACATTGATGGCTCAGCTACGGTTATCCCTAGGCGGGAGAATCTTCAGGTCATCAATGTCACGCAGTTCGACAAGGATTCCATTCTTGTTTGTCACGATA atGTCGTCAAGTTTGTTAATCTTCAGGGTAAACCTCGGACCAGTAAAAAGCAGTTATCAGaacttcaattcaattttcaaattgaatcAATAA TTTGCCTTCCTGACAGTGTTCTTGCATTTCACAAGCACGGAATGCAGGGGAGGAGTTACAAAAATGGAGAGATAACGCAAGAAATCAGTGATCCTAGTAGAACATACAGGCTGCTTGGTTCTGAcaa agTCGTTATGTTAGAAAGCCACCTAGTTCACTCGGGTACATTGACTGAGACTGAAGGAGCAGATTTGTATATATTAGCTGGGCATGAAGCcagttattaa
- the Hppy gene encoding mitogen-activated protein kinase kinase kinase kinase 5 isoform X14, with product MAVNANVLSSDISRRNPQDDYELIQRIGSGTYGDVYKAKRLSMNDLAAIKVIKLEPGDDFAIIQQEILMMKDCKHPNIIAYYGSYLRRDKLWICMEYCGGGSLQDIYHITGPLTEIQIAYMCRETLLGLAYLHDMGKMHRDIKGANILLTEAGDVKLADFGVSAQITATINKRKSFIGTPYWMAPEVAAVERKGGYNQLCDIWACGITAIELAELQPPMFDLHPMRALFLMSKSSFKPPTLKDRDKWSPIFHNFVKVALTKNPKKRPTAAKLLAHGFFQEDMSKRLALELLQKVSNPSHMFTELDADDDGAVPNVPQRIASRHTAARATPKNFVSQLDSDDQINLESGTIRGSTPSSQPDGSNPVWDIMDIMNNVKTVHNCDVHPDCGIGTAFDDVQEKSLLQYIDEELLLRATLPLGETSNECELHHGYYGNLAGEKEESGDGENPSMEPDLLSDTPPVPPRRRDRKRHTPPRPTSNGLPPTPKVHMGACFSKVFNGCPLRIHCTASWIHPDTRDQHLLIAAEEGIYNLNLNEIHETAIDQLYPRRTIWMYVIKDVLMSLSGKTPQLYRHDLLAMQSKQSHRFSLHMNKIPERLVPRKFALTTKVPDTKGCGKCCVGRNPYNGYKYLCGAMPAGIFLMQWYDPLNKFMLLKHFECPLPSPLNVFEMVITPEMEYPMVCVSVKQAYQQNKLKLDLINMNSGASWFHSDELEDIDGSATVIPRRENLQVINVTQFDKDSILVCHDNVVKFVNLQGKPRTSKKQLSELQFNFQIESIICLPDSVLAFHKHGMQGRSYKNGEITQEISDPSRTYRLLGSDKVVMLESHLVHSGTLTETEGADLYILAGHEASY from the exons ATGGCGGTGAACGCGAACGTATTGTCCAGTGATATAAGCAGACGAAATCCCCAGGATGATTACGAACTCATTCAGAGAATTGGCAGTGGCACTTACGGAGATGTTTACAAG GCTAAGAGACTTTCTATGAATGATTTAGCTGCTATTAAAGTCATTAAGCTAGAACCTG GCGATGATTTTGCGATAATCCAGCAAGAAATTCTCATGATGAAGGACTGCAAACACCCCAATATAATAGCCTATTACGGTAGTTACCTCAGACGAGATAAATTGTGGATATGCATGGAATACTGTGGTGGTGGATCCCTCCAAGATATCTACCACATAACAGGCCCACTGACTGAAATTCAAATAGCCTACATGTGTCGAGAGACCCTGCTCGGTTTAGCATACCTCCACGACATGGGGAAGATGCATCGTGACATTAAAGGAGCGAATATTCTTCTGACTGAGGCTGGTGATGTAAAACTTGCGGATTTCGGTGTATCAGCGCAGATAACTGCGACGATAAACAAGAGGAAAAGCTTCATAGGGACACCTTACTGGATGGCCCCTGAAGTGGCAGCTGTGGAAAGAAAGGGAGGTTACAATCAGCTGTGCGACATCTGGGCCTGTGGCATTACAGCCATCGAGCTGGCTGAGCTCCAACCCCCGATGTTTGATCTGCACCCTATGAGGGCTCTCTTCCTCATGTCGAAGTCTAGCTTCAAACCACCGACACTGAAAGATCGGGACAAGTGGAGTccaatatttcataattttgtcaAGGTCGCCTTGAccaaaaacccgaaaaaaagACCGACAGCTGCCAAATTACTGGCCCACGGATTTTTTCAGGAGGATATGAGTAAGAGACTCGCTCTTGAGCTCTTGCAGAAGGTGTCTAACCCCAGCCACATGTTCACTGAACTTGATGCTGATGATGATGGGGCTGTGCCCAATGTTCCTCAGAGAATTGCGTCTAGACATACTGCTGCTAGAGCTACACCAAAAAACTTTGTATCGCAGTTAGATAGTGATG atcAAATAAATCTTGAGAGTGGTACAATCAGAGGATCTACTCCCTCATCACAGCCAGATGGTAGCAATCCAGTCTGGGATATAATGGATATCATGAATAACGTGAAG aCTGTTCATAACTGTGATGTTCACCCCGACTGTGGAATTGGCACAGCATTCGATGATGTCCAAGAGAA GAGTCTATTGCAGTACATTGATGAGGAGTTGTTGCTAAG GGCAACTCTGCCACTGGGGGAGACATCCAACGAGTGCGAACTTCATCATGGGTATTATGGCAATCTGGCAG GTGAAAAAGAGGAGTCGGGGGATGGAGAGAACCCGAGTATGGAGCCGGATTTGTTATCGGATACCCCACCTGTACCACCCAGACGGAGGGATCGGAAGAGACATACACCACCTCGGCCTACCAGCAACGGTCTACCTCCGACGCCTAAAGTACACATGGGAGCCTGTTTTTCCAAA GTATTCAATGGATGCCCTCTCAGAATACATTGTACAGCCAGTTGGATCCACCCGGATACGCGAGATCAACACCTGCTGATTGCAGCTGAAGAGGGAATTTATAATTTGAATCTCAACGAGATTCATGAGACCGCGATAGACCAGTTGTATCCTAGAAGAACGATATGGATGTATGTCATCAAGGATGTTCTAATGTCTCTGTCAG gAAAAACTCCACAGCTGTACCGGCATGATTTATTAGCAATGCAGAGTAAACAATCCCACAGATTTTCATTGCATATGAATAAAATACCGGAGCGCTTGGTGCCCCGTAAATTCGCTCTTACGACAAAAGTACCAGATACAAAAGGCTGCGGCAAGTGTTGCGTGGGTCGCAATCCATACAACGGTTACAAGTACCTGTGTGGAGCAATGCCAGCTGGTATCTTTCTCATGCAGTGGTACGATCCCCTCAACAAATTCATGCTGCTCAAACACTTCGAGTGCCCCCTACCATCGCCCCTCAATGTATTTGAGATGGTAATAACGCCGGAAATGGAGTATCCCATGGTTTGTGTATCAGTTAAACAGGCCTATCAGCAAAACAAATTGAAACTCGATTTGATTAATATGAACTCTGGAGCCAGTTGGTTTCACAGTGATGAGTTGGAGGACATTGATGGCTCAGCTACGGTTATCCCTAGGCGGGAGAATCTTCAGGTCATCAATGTCACGCAGTTCGACAAGGATTCCATTCTTGTTTGTCACGATA atGTCGTCAAGTTTGTTAATCTTCAGGGTAAACCTCGGACCAGTAAAAAGCAGTTATCAGaacttcaattcaattttcaaattgaatcAATAA TTTGCCTTCCTGACAGTGTTCTTGCATTTCACAAGCACGGAATGCAGGGGAGGAGTTACAAAAATGGAGAGATAACGCAAGAAATCAGTGATCCTAGTAGAACATACAGGCTGCTTGGTTCTGAcaa agTCGTTATGTTAGAAAGCCACCTAGTTCACTCGGGTACATTGACTGAGACTGAAGGAGCAGATTTGTATATATTAGCTGGGCATGAAGCcagttattaa